The following are encoded together in the uncultured Sphaerochaeta sp. genome:
- a CDS encoding VTT domain-containing protein — MIMPLWLRSLFKKETYLKEDGALDVRKLLLRTFLLMLFIFGMYFIGLRYYRLSGWDQNVVVQQFIENFGVHGVAIYVFIVDLFVLPLSVDLMWPFVMEWHPALAILVMGVSSVAGAFFAYLFGRLVGLMPIFRKWVLKQSGTHTEQIITKYGIWAIVISGLTPLPFSTICTVAGILELKVHHFLLASLIRLPRMAIYYLIFTGLIVIG, encoded by the coding sequence ATGATAATGCCATTGTGGTTGAGATCATTATTCAAGAAAGAAACGTATCTCAAGGAGGATGGGGCGCTGGATGTACGTAAACTCCTCCTGCGTACCTTTCTCCTGATGCTTTTCATCTTTGGGATGTATTTCATTGGCCTCAGGTACTACAGGCTTTCAGGTTGGGACCAGAACGTGGTGGTGCAGCAGTTCATTGAGAACTTTGGGGTGCACGGAGTTGCAATCTACGTATTCATCGTAGACCTCTTCGTGCTACCGCTCTCCGTGGATCTGATGTGGCCATTTGTGATGGAGTGGCATCCAGCACTGGCTATCCTGGTGATGGGTGTGAGCTCGGTAGCAGGAGCGTTCTTTGCCTATCTCTTTGGAAGACTTGTCGGCCTTATGCCGATTTTCAGGAAGTGGGTACTCAAACAGTCGGGAACCCATACCGAGCAGATTATAACAAAGTATGGAATCTGGGCCATTGTCATCAGTGGATTGACCCCGCTTCCTTTCTCTACAATCTGTACCGTGGCAGGGATACTGGAACTGAAGGTTCATCACTTCTTGCTTGCCAGCCTTATCCGTTTACCTCGTATGGCAATCTATTACCTCATTTTTACAGGTCTGATCGTCATCGGTTGA